In a genomic window of Anopheles merus strain MAF unplaced genomic scaffold, AmerM5.1 LNR4000316, whole genome shotgun sequence:
- the LOC121602146 gene encoding GTP-binding protein Rit2-like has product MAGDFSGCTARKKNRAQSIEYNPVKTDGSGENSKQPTNPLTTRSGLRVYKIVILGDGGVGKSAVTLQFVSHSFLDYHDPTIEDSYQQQAVIDGEAALLDILDTAGQVEFTAMRDQYMRCGEGFIICYSVTDRHSFQEASEYRKLIARVRLTEDIPLVLVANKLDLQSQRKVTTEEGKTLAKQFGCPFYETSAALRHYIDEAFFSLVREIRRKEEQRALNGGSSSEKIHPRRRSRWWRLRSIFALVFRRRRNATGINQ; this is encoded by the exons ATGGCAGGTGATTTTTCGGGCTGCACCGCGCGGAAGAAAAATCGGGCCCAATCCATCGAGTACAACCCGGTGAAGACGGATGGGAGTGGAGAAAACTCGAAACAGCCCACCAACCCGCTGACCACCCGGAGCGGACTACGAGTGTACAAGATCGTCATCCTGGGCGATGGGGGCGTTGGAAAGTCGG CCGTCACACTCCAGTTCGTGAGCCATAGCTTCTTGGACTACCACGATCCGACGATTGAGGACTCGTACCAGCAGCAGGCCGTCATCGATGGAGAAGCCGCCCTGCTCGACATACTGGATACGGCCGGCCAGGTGGAGTTCACTGCCATGCGCGACCAGTATATGCGTTGCGGCGAGGGTTTCATCATCTGCTACTCCGTCACGGATCGGCACAGCTTCCAGGAAGCGTCCGAGTATCGGAAGCTGATCGCGCGGGTACGGCTGACGGAAGACATaccgctggtgctggtggcaaACAAGCTAGACCTTCAGTCCCAACGCAAGGTCACGACGGAGGAGGGCAAAACGCTGGCCAAACAGTTTGGGTGCCCGTTCTACGAAACTTCGGCCGCCCTGCGCCACTACATCGATGAGGCGTTCTTCTCGCTCGTGCGCGAGATACGGCGGAAAGAGGAACAGCGG GCCCTGAATGGTGGCTCCAGCTCGGAAAAAATACACCCAAGACGACGCAGTCGCTGGTGGCGATTACGGTCAATATTTGCCCTCGTCTTTAGACGCCGCCGAAATGCTACCGGCATCAATCAGTAG